In Mycolicibacterium phocaicum, one DNA window encodes the following:
- the mca gene encoding mycothiol conjugate amidase Mca, with protein sequence MSELRLMAVHAHPDDESSKGAATMAKYAANGVRVMVVTLTGGERGDILNPAMDLPEVHGRIHEVRRDEMARAAEILGVEHHWLGFVDSGLPEGDPLPPLPDGCFAVVPIEEPVRRLVRVIREFRPHVITTYDENGGYPHPDHIRTHQVSMAAYEAAADHVQFPEEGEPWSISKLYYGHGFLRRRMQLLQDEFAKHGEVGPFEKWLQHWDPEHDPFANRVTTRIECADFFEQRDRALLAHATQIDPNGDFFRAPIEWQQRLWPTEEYELARSRVPVTLPETDLFTGVSL encoded by the coding sequence GTGAGCGAACTGCGGTTGATGGCGGTGCACGCGCACCCCGACGACGAGTCGAGCAAGGGTGCGGCCACCATGGCCAAGTACGCGGCCAACGGCGTCCGGGTCATGGTCGTGACCCTGACCGGCGGCGAGCGCGGCGACATCCTGAATCCGGCGATGGACCTGCCCGAGGTGCACGGCCGCATCCATGAGGTCCGCCGTGACGAGATGGCCAGGGCCGCCGAAATCCTCGGCGTCGAGCACCACTGGCTGGGGTTCGTCGACTCCGGGCTGCCCGAGGGTGACCCGCTGCCGCCGCTGCCCGACGGCTGCTTCGCGGTGGTGCCGATCGAAGAGCCCGTCCGCCGGCTGGTGCGGGTGATCCGCGAGTTCCGGCCGCACGTGATCACCACGTACGACGAGAACGGCGGCTACCCGCACCCCGACCACATCCGCACTCACCAGGTGTCGATGGCCGCCTACGAAGCGGCCGCCGACCATGTGCAGTTCCCCGAAGAGGGCGAGCCCTGGAGCATCTCGAAGCTGTACTACGGCCACGGTTTCCTGCGTCGGCGCATGCAGCTGCTGCAGGACGAGTTCGCCAAGCACGGCGAGGTCGGGCCGTTCGAGAAGTGGCTGCAGCACTGGGACCCCGAGCACGATCCCTTCGCCAACCGGGTGACGACCCGCATCGAGTGCGCCGACTTCTTCGAGCAGCGGGACCGCGCGTTGCTGGCGCATGCCACGCAGATCGACCCGAACGGTGACTTCTTCCGCGCGCCCATCGAATGGCAGCAGCGGCTGTGGCCGACCGAGGAGTACGAATTGGCCCGATCCAGGGTTCCGGTGACGTTGCCCGAGACCGATCTGTTCACGGGAGTATCGCTGTGA